CCGCTGCGTCGCCGCCGGGCCGCACCACGCCGCCGAGCCGCACCATGTGGTCGTACTGCCGGTACACCCAGCGCTTGCTGGCGATGGTCGGCCGCGCGAGCAAGGTGAGCAGCGTCGCGTTCAGGTCCTTCGGTGCGGGCAGCGAGAGCGGATCGAACGCCTGGGTCGCATCCAGCGACGCCGGCCGCTTCATGGGCCGCTGGTACTTCGGCGCGTCGTCGGTGAGCGGCGCCACGGGCAAATCCGCGACCTGCTTCTCGCCCTCGAAGATGCGCACCCGGCCGGTCTCGGTGACCTTGCCCACCACGGCGGCGTCGAGGTCCCACTTCTGGAAGATGCGGACGACCTCTTGCTCCTTGCCCGCGCGCGCCACGATGAGCATGCGCTCCTGGCTCTCGCTGAGCATGATCTCGTACGGCGTCATGCCCTTCTCGCGGCGGGGCACAGCGCCCACGTCGAGGTCGAGCCCCGAGCCCGCGCGCGCGGCCATCTCGATGCTGGAGCTGGTCAGGCCGGCGGCGCCCATGTCCTGGATGCCCACCAGCAATTCCTCGCCGCGGGCGAAGAGCTCCAGGCATGCCTCGAGGAGCAGCTTCTCGGTGAACGGATCGCCGACCTGAACGGTGGGCCGCTTGGACTCGGTGGTGTCGTCGAACTCGGCGCTGGACATGGTCGCGCCGTGGATGCCGTCGCGGCCGGTCTTGGCGCCCACGTAGATGACGGGGTTGCCCACGCCGCTCGCGGTGCCGCGGAAGATCTTGTTCGCGGGCAACACGCCCACGGTGAAGGCGTTAACCAAACAGTTACCGTTGTAGCGGGCGTCGAAGTACACCTCGCCGCCCACCGTCGGCACGCCCATGCAGTTGCCGTAGCCGCCAATTCCGGCCACCACGCCCTCGACGAGGTGCGCGGTCTTCGGGTGCGAGGGCTCGCCGAAGCGCAGCGAGTTCAGGTTGGCGATGGGGCGCGCGCCCATGGTGAAGACGTCGCGCATGATGCCGCCCACGCCCGTGGCCGCGCCCTGATACGGCTCGATGTAGCTGGGGTGGTTGTGGCTCTCCATCTTGAAGGCGGCGGCCATGCCGTTGCCGATGTCGACGACGCCGGCGTTCTCGCCTGGGCCCTGGAGCACGCGCGGGCCGGTGGTGGGCAGGCGCTTCAAGTGGACGCGGGAGCTCTTGTACGAGCAGTGCTCGCTCCACATGGCGCTGAACACGCCGAGCTCGACCAGGTTCGGCTCGCGGCCGAGGAGCCCGACGATCTTCTCGTACTCATCGGGCTTGAGGCCGTGGCGGGAGATGACGTCGGCGGAGTGGGCGGTCATGGCGAAGCGCAAGGTGCCACTGTGAAACGTCACTCGCAACCGGGATTCGCGGGGCGGGGGTTCCAGGCTTCCCCCGGCACGCTCGGACGCTCGGTAACAGGGAAACGGTGACGGTGAACGAGGTGCGGTGATCGGCGCCGCGTCGGAGCGTGCCTGGGAAAGCCTGGCTTCCCGGCTGCTTCTACTTCGTCAAGTTCGCCCGCGGGCTCATCAGCAGGCCGTCCAGCGTGGCGGTGTAGTAGCCGTCGCGGTTCGGGTGGCCCGCGAGGCTCAGCCCGGTCTTGATGAACGAGTTCTTCCCGAGCCAATCCTCGCCGGGCTTGAACTCCACCTTGGCCTTCAACCGCGAGGTCTGCAGCGCCGGTGCGAGGTTGATGTCGCCGTCGGCCTTGGCGTCGATGTCGCCGCCCTGGAGGGTGAAGGTCTCGATGTTGGTCTTGCCCGACTCGGCCTTGAGCTTGACGTCCAAGGTCCCCAGGGTCGCCTTCGGCAGGTCGATCATGCTCACCGTGCCGCCGTTCAGCGCCAGCTCCTTGCCCGAGACCTTGATGCTGCCCACGGTCTTGGTGAAGTCGGTGGTGTTCACCGTCATGTCCACGTCGAACTTGAGCTTGCCCTCCATGTCCAGACCCACGAGCGGCTTGAGGCCCGCGCGCGCGAGCTCCAGGTTCTGGCCGTGCAGCTCGATGGCGGAGACGCCCTTGCTCTTGTTCGAGACGTAGCCGTCCACGTCGCCGCCGAAGGCGTGCGCGCTCACGTGCAGGCCGGGCGGGAAGAGGCCGGGCCGCACCGTGACCGAGTCGATGAGGAACGCGCTCGCGGGTGCGTCCGGCGCGGCGGTGCTCGCGGTGGGCTTGTCGCTGCTCACCATCACGCCCTTCGCGGTCACGCCGAAGAAGAGCCCCGGCCCGAGCGAGGTCATGCTGAGCTGGTAGCCCTGCTGGCGCGCCTCATCGACGATGCGCGCTTGAATCGCCTCGTAGGGCAGCGTGAGGTGGACGAAGAACGCCAGCGCGAGCAGGAAGAACGCCGGGTAGCCCACGTAGGGCAGCCACTTGGGAACCGCGCGACCAGGCATCGTCTAGCTCCCCAGGTAGTAGGTGGAGACGGTGAACCACGCGTCGAGCACGGCGTCGTCGTCGCGCGGGCGAACTTGAAGGCGCGTCACGCGCACCATGCCCGGGTTGTTCTCCACGTCGTTCAAGAACTTGGTGAGCTTGTCGAGCGGCACGTGGGTGAGGGTGACCTCCACGCTCGAGGCCAGGATCTTCGAGTCCTTGTCGTCGCCGGCGGGCGCCGAGCCCTTGTCGGTCATGCCGCCGATCTCCAGGCCGTCCTTCTTTCCCAGGTCCTCGAGGTAGCTGAAGAGGTTGCGCTGGGCGCTGCTCTTGAGCTTGCGCTCCACGTCCTGGCGCTGCTGCTCGGCCTGGCGGTAGCCGGCGGTGAGCTGCACCACCTCGCGGAGCTGCTTGGACTTGCCTTCGATGCGCGAGAGGCGCTTGCTGGCGGCGCGGGAGAGCCCGGTGCCGGCCAGGAAGATCACGAAGAGCGACAACACCACCGCCAGCAGGGCGAGCAGGTTGCGGTCGCGCTGCGAGAGACGCTCGAGGTAACTGCGGACGTCGTCGAGAGGGCTGGCCATGGTTACGAACCCTGGGCCGGCGGCGTCTGGCCGCAGCCCACTTCAATGTCGAGTTGGAAGTCGATCTTGGTGGGGTCCTTCTTGTCCTTCTCGGTCTTGCCGGGGTTGATGGCCGAGAAGCACTTGTAGGACTTGAGCGCGTTGGAGAGCTTGTCGAGCGCCTCGTACGAGTCGACGGTGCCGCGCAACCGCATGCGGGAGAGCGAGATCTCCACCTCGTTGAGCTTGGCGCTGTTGTCCGACGGGATATGGTTGGCGGTCTCGGCGAGCAGCTCCACCGCGGAGACCGTGGGCAGCGAGGCCGCAGGCGCGTTGTGCTCGCGCAGCATGGAGAGCGCCACGGTGAAGTCGCGCTGGCCCTTGCTGAGCACCTTCTGGGTGACCTCGAAGAGCTTGTCGTCGAGCACCTTCTCGCGGGCGTCGAGCGCGTGGAGGCGCGCGAAGCCCTGCACGCCGCCGAGCAGCAGCAGCACGGCGGCGAAGGCGCCCAGGCGGCCCATCTTCTCCTTCACGAACTCGAAGTCGCTCTTGAAGGCGAAGTCGCCACGCCGCAGGTTGAAGCGCGTGGCCTTGTTGCCCGCGGGGCCGAGCTGCGCGCGCTGGGCGAGCGCCCACGACTGCGCCGCCACGGGCACCTCGGCCTGGGCCACCGCACCGGTGAGCTCCGCCGGCGGGTGCCAGAGCTGCGTGGGCACGCCCAGCTCGCGCGACAGCAGCTCGGCGAGGCCAGGAATGCGCGCGGTGCCGCCGCAGAGGTGCACACGCTGAACGGGGTGGCGGAAGCGGGCCTGGTTGGCGCGGAACGTCTGACGCAGCTCGCGCACCACCGGCTGCAGCCCGCGCAGGAGCGCGTTGTACGCGGCGAGGTCGTCGCCGGTGCGCGTGCGCTCGGTGAGGTCGGCGTACTTCTCCTTCCAGGTCTGGGCCTCGTCGGGGCCGACCTTGAAGTCTGCGCCGATCGCACGGGTCAGGTCCGCGCCGCCGCCGGCGAAGGAGCGCGCCAGCTCGCAGCCTCCGAGCGCGGTGCCCAGGGCCACGGAGATGCGCGAGTGCCCCAGGTCGACGATGGCGTGCACTTCCGAAGGCGCGTGCAGGCCCGTCGAGAGCAGCGTGGTGTAGACCAGCGAGGGCAGGGTGACCACCCGCGGCTCCACGCCGAAGCCCTGGAGCTGCTCCAGCAGCGCGCGCAGCTCGTCCTTGCGCATGGCGCCCACCAGCAGGTCGCTCTTCTGCGCGGTGGCGCCGGCCATGGCCTGGTAGTCGTAGGCGATGTCCTCGAGGTCGAAGAGCATCTGGCCTTCGACCTCAAACGGCAGCGTCTGCTCGATCTGCTTCTCGTTGTTGAAGGGCAGGGTGAGCACCTGCACCGCGGCGCCGAGGCCGGGCGTGTTCACCGCCACCTGGTCGGCGGCGAGGCCCTTGTCCTGCGCCAGGTGCTCCAGCGCGGCCTTGATCGCCGCGGCGCGGTCGCCCGGCTGCAGGCGCACCTCCGCGAAGCGCTTCACCGCGCTGCTGCGGAAGTTGGCCTCCACCAGCAGCGCCTTGACGCTGTAGCTGCCCAGGTCGAGTCCGAGGATGCGGGCCATTTACTCTTCCCTCCAGTACAGGAGCTGGCCGAGCGCGTTGTCCGAGCGGACGACCGCGGTCAGCTTCTTCTGCACCTTGCCCACGTCGCCCTCGGCGTGGATGGAAAACGTCTCGGTGCGGTCCGAGAGGCGGATGTTGCTGCCGGCGTTCTGGGTGAGCGCGGGGTTCACCGCCACCTTGTTGGCCTGCAGGATGGCCACGAACTGCGGCACGGTCATGCCCATCCCCGGGAACATCTTGGTCATCTCCAGGTCGCTCAAGATCTGCTGCACCGTGAGCGGGCTCTGCAGGTTGGGGTCGTTGGGGTTGTTGGCGGCCAGGTAGATATTCATGAGCATCATGAAAGGGTCGTCGGTGTTCACGTTGATGGCCCGGTTGATGTCCGGGTACACCGTGAGCCGGTCGCGGAAGGCGGCCATGAAGCGGTCCGAAACCCCGTCCACACGGTAGAGCTCGTCGAGGCTGTCGAAGGGAGCGTTCTTGGGCTTGTAGGTGGGCTTGTAGCGCGAGTACGGCTGCGTCTCGTCGGAGAAGCCGTCGACGAAGGGGTTCACCTGGTCGTCCGGGTTCATCGTCGAGGCGACCTGGTTGCTATCAATGAAATCCTTCATGTTGATGATGATGTCTTTGGCGGTGGTGCGCACACCGTTGGCGTCCT
This DNA window, taken from Deltaproteobacteria bacterium, encodes the following:
- the purL gene encoding phosphoribosylformylglycinamidine synthase subunit PurL; the encoded protein is MTAHSADVISRHGLKPDEYEKIVGLLGREPNLVELGVFSAMWSEHCSYKSSRVHLKRLPTTGPRVLQGPGENAGVVDIGNGMAAAFKMESHNHPSYIEPYQGAATGVGGIMRDVFTMGARPIANLNSLRFGEPSHPKTAHLVEGVVAGIGGYGNCMGVPTVGGEVYFDARYNGNCLVNAFTVGVLPANKIFRGTASGVGNPVIYVGAKTGRDGIHGATMSSAEFDDTTESKRPTVQVGDPFTEKLLLEACLELFARGEELLVGIQDMGAAGLTSSSIEMAARAGSGLDLDVGAVPRREKGMTPYEIMLSESQERMLIVARAGKEQEVVRIFQKWDLDAAVVGKVTETGRVRIFEGEKQVADLPVAPLTDDAPKYQRPMKRPASLDATQAFDPLSLPAPKDLNATLLTLLARPTIASKRWVYRQYDHMVRLGGVVRPGGDAAVVRVEGGTVGLALAVDCNGRYCELDPRQGAKLAVAECARNVSCVGGEPLGLTDCLNFGNPEKPEVMWSFSEAVDGISEACKALEVPVVSGNVSLYNETDGQGIFPTPTVGIVGLVPDCAKTTHSAFAHAGDRIAVLGATRGELGGSEYLLAVHGKTAGKPPSLDLVAEAKLQKLVRELVRQGQVNSAHDCAEGGLGVALAECCVMGEQRLGARVKLESAVRADALLFGEDASRVVISVNPAQASAVEAAAKKAGVPFAWIGEVGGARLVIEGHVDVPVTFAAEAWHGGFERAVFGK
- the gspN gene encoding type II secretion system protein GspN, which encodes MPGRAVPKWLPYVGYPAFFLLALAFFVHLTLPYEAIQARIVDEARQQGYQLSMTSLGPGLFFGVTAKGVMVSSDKPTASTAAPDAPASAFLIDSVTVRPGLFPPGLHVSAHAFGGDVDGYVSNKSKGVSAIELHGQNLELARAGLKPLVGLDMEGKLKFDVDMTVNTTDFTKTVGSIKVSGKELALNGGTVSMIDLPKATLGTLDVKLKAESGKTNIETFTLQGGDIDAKADGDINLAPALQTSRLKAKVEFKPGEDWLGKNSFIKTGLSLAGHPNRDGYYTATLDGLLMSPRANLTK
- a CDS encoding general secretion pathway protein M, which produces MASPLDDVRSYLERLSQRDRNLLALLAVVLSLFVIFLAGTGLSRAASKRLSRIEGKSKQLREVVQLTAGYRQAEQQRQDVERKLKSSAQRNLFSYLEDLGKKDGLEIGGMTDKGSAPAGDDKDSKILASSVEVTLTHVPLDKLTKFLNDVENNPGMVRVTRLQVRPRDDDAVLDAWFTVSTYYLGS
- the pilM gene encoding pilus assembly protein PilM; amino-acid sequence: MARILGLDLGSYSVKALLVEANFRSSAVKRFAEVRLQPGDRAAAIKAALEHLAQDKGLAADQVAVNTPGLGAAVQVLTLPFNNEKQIEQTLPFEVEGQMLFDLEDIAYDYQAMAGATAQKSDLLVGAMRKDELRALLEQLQGFGVEPRVVTLPSLVYTTLLSTGLHAPSEVHAIVDLGHSRISVALGTALGGCELARSFAGGGADLTRAIGADFKVGPDEAQTWKEKYADLTERTRTGDDLAAYNALLRGLQPVVRELRQTFRANQARFRHPVQRVHLCGGTARIPGLAELLSRELGVPTQLWHPPAELTGAVAQAEVPVAAQSWALAQRAQLGPAGNKATRFNLRRGDFAFKSDFEFVKEKMGRLGAFAAVLLLLGGVQGFARLHALDAREKVLDDKLFEVTQKVLSKGQRDFTVALSMLREHNAPAASLPTVSAVELLAETANHIPSDNSAKLNEVEISLSRMRLRGTVDSYEALDKLSNALKSYKCFSAINPGKTEKDKKDPTKIDFQLDIEVGCGQTPPAQGS